The following proteins are encoded in a genomic region of Planococcus lenghuensis:
- the sigW gene encoding RNA polymerase sigma factor SigW, with product MDALVKKRVEKVRKGDRNAFGDLVEIYQHQLYQICFRMLGNRQEAEDAAQEAFTRAYVNIHTFDVNRKFSTWLFRIATNLCIDRIRKKKPDYHLDAEVKGTEGLTLYSQIPNKDKLPEEEVLTMEVQDRVQYEISRLPDKYRAAIVLKYMEELSLAEISEILDLPIATVKTRIHRGREALRQQLSNL from the coding sequence ATGGATGCATTAGTCAAAAAAAGGGTGGAGAAAGTCAGAAAAGGGGATCGGAATGCATTTGGCGATCTGGTCGAAATTTATCAGCACCAGCTGTATCAGATTTGTTTTCGCATGCTCGGCAATCGGCAGGAGGCGGAAGATGCAGCGCAAGAGGCATTTACACGGGCCTATGTGAACATCCACACGTTTGATGTGAACCGGAAATTCTCTACCTGGCTATTCCGCATTGCGACCAATCTGTGCATTGACCGGATCCGAAAGAAGAAACCGGATTACCATTTGGATGCAGAGGTCAAAGGGACGGAAGGATTGACGCTGTATTCACAGATTCCAAACAAGGACAAATTGCCGGAAGAGGAAGTCCTCACGATGGAAGTGCAGGACCGTGTACAATATGAAATCAGCCGCTTACCCGACAAGTACCGGGCAGCGATCGTATTAAAATACATGGAGGAGCTTTCTCTGGCGGAGATCAGTGAAATTCTGGATTTACCGATCGCCACTGTAAAAACCCGGATTCACCGGGGAAGAGAAGCACTTCGACAGCAATTGAGCAATTTGTAG
- the rocF gene encoding arginase: protein MNKLNISIIGVPMDLGQNRRGVDMGPSAIRYAGVTERLESIGHTVTDEGDIQVSKRTGETSEGTNLRNLKAVTEASTALGDKVSSVAEAGSFPLVLGGDHSIAIGTLAGIGNRHKNLGVIWYDAHADMNTSDTSPSGNIHGMPLAVSMGIGHEELVNLRGYAPKIDPKNVVIIGARSIDPGERKLIKEKGVRVYTMHEIDKLGMNAVMEEAIQYLTEERKTDAVHLSLDLDGIDPIYTPGVGTPVPGGISYRESHLAMEMLYDAGVITSVEFVEVNPILDEKSRTADVAVALIGSLFGEKLL, encoded by the coding sequence ATGAATAAATTAAATATCTCGATTATTGGTGTACCAATGGATTTGGGGCAGAACCGACGGGGAGTCGATATGGGACCAAGCGCCATCCGGTATGCCGGCGTAACAGAGCGACTTGAAAGTATTGGGCACACGGTTACGGACGAAGGGGACATCCAGGTCAGCAAGCGTACAGGAGAAACCTCTGAAGGTACAAATCTCCGGAACTTGAAAGCGGTTACGGAAGCGAGCACTGCACTTGGTGATAAAGTAAGCAGTGTAGCGGAAGCCGGCAGTTTCCCGCTTGTACTGGGCGGCGACCACAGCATCGCAATCGGCACATTGGCAGGAATCGGGAATCGACATAAGAATCTTGGTGTTATTTGGTATGATGCACATGCAGACATGAACACAAGTGATACATCGCCATCCGGAAACATTCATGGAATGCCGCTTGCGGTCAGTATGGGAATCGGCCATGAAGAGCTGGTAAACCTGCGCGGCTATGCCCCGAAAATAGATCCGAAGAATGTCGTCATTATCGGTGCCCGGTCAATCGATCCAGGCGAACGCAAACTGATCAAAGAAAAAGGTGTCCGGGTGTACACGATGCATGAAATCGATAAGCTCGGCATGAATGCGGTAATGGAAGAAGCCATTCAGTACCTGACGGAGGAGCGGAAGACGGATGCCGTCCATCTGTCACTTGATCTGGATGGGATCGATCCGATTTATACACCAGGCGTCGGCACACCGGTTCCAGGTGGGATCAGCTACCGGGAAAGCCACCTGGCTATGGAAATGCTGTATGACGCCGGAGTCATCACCTCCGTGGAATTTGTGGAAGTGAATCCGATTCTAGATGAAAAGAGTCGGACTGCCGATGTGGCCGTAGCGCTGATCGGTTCACTATTTGGCGAAAAATTGTTATAA